The following proteins are co-located in the Micromonospora viridifaciens genome:
- a CDS encoding M24 family metallopeptidase, producing the protein MGTEELYPAERLVAAQRATAAAGLDALLLTPGSDLRYLTGYDAHEGERLTCLVLPAEGEPTLIVPVLERPGAEASPAPAAGVRIVDHADGTDPYPLVRAALPGAVAAVGLADRMWAEQVLALRAALPDAAQRLASEVLRELRIRKSPAEVAALAEAGAAIDAVHRRVGEWLRPGRTEVEVAADIAAAIRAAGHVSVDFVIVAAGPNGASPHHGTSDRPIQAGEPVVVDIGGTMPSGYRSDCTRTYVVGGPAPAEFVDYYAVLREAQHAAVAAVRPGVTAEAVDAVARDLITAAGYGDAFLHRTGHGIGLDTHEEPYVVAGNSRPLEAGMAFSVEPGIYLAGRHGARIEDIVVCTTDGGQRLNTTPTELIAL; encoded by the coding sequence GTGGGAACCGAAGAGTTGTATCCGGCCGAGCGGCTGGTCGCCGCGCAGCGCGCCACCGCCGCCGCCGGGCTGGACGCGTTGCTCCTCACTCCCGGCTCCGACCTGCGCTACCTGACCGGGTACGACGCCCACGAGGGGGAGCGGCTGACCTGCCTCGTGCTGCCCGCCGAGGGCGAGCCCACCCTGATCGTGCCGGTGCTGGAGCGTCCCGGCGCGGAGGCGTCCCCCGCCCCGGCCGCCGGCGTCCGCATCGTCGACCACGCCGACGGCACCGACCCGTACCCGCTGGTCCGCGCGGCGCTGCCCGGCGCGGTGGCCGCCGTCGGGCTGGCCGACCGGATGTGGGCCGAGCAGGTCCTCGCCCTGCGCGCCGCGCTGCCCGACGCCGCCCAGCGGCTCGCCTCCGAGGTGCTGCGCGAGCTGCGGATCCGCAAGTCACCCGCTGAGGTGGCCGCCCTCGCCGAGGCGGGCGCCGCGATCGACGCGGTGCACCGGCGGGTAGGGGAGTGGCTGCGCCCCGGCCGGACCGAGGTCGAGGTCGCCGCCGACATCGCCGCCGCGATCCGAGCTGCCGGCCACGTGAGCGTCGACTTCGTCATCGTCGCCGCCGGGCCGAACGGGGCCAGCCCGCACCACGGCACCTCGGACCGGCCGATCCAGGCCGGCGAGCCGGTGGTGGTCGACATCGGCGGGACCATGCCGTCCGGCTACCGCTCCGACTGCACCCGCACGTACGTGGTCGGCGGGCCGGCACCGGCCGAGTTCGTCGACTACTACGCGGTGCTGCGCGAGGCGCAGCACGCCGCGGTGGCCGCGGTGCGTCCCGGAGTCACCGCCGAGGCGGTCGACGCGGTCGCCCGCGACCTCATCACCGCCGCCGGCTACGGCGACGCCTTCCTGCACCGCACCGGCCACGGCATCGGCCTCGACACCCACGAGGAGCCGTACGTCGTGGCCGGCAACTCCCGGCCGCTGGAGGCCGGGATGGCCTTCTCGGTCGAACCCGGTATCTACCTCGCCGGGCGGCACGGCGCCCGGATCGAGGACATCGTCGTCTGCACGACGGACGGCGGGCAACGGCTCAACACCACCCCCACGGAGCTCATCGCGCTATGA
- a CDS encoding acyl-CoA dehydrogenase family protein — protein MTVDRILPTDEAHDLLDLATELADRELAPKAAGFEERAEFPREVLRTLGRAGLLGLPYPEEYGGAAQPYEVYVQVLEILASRWLAVAEAVSVHTLSCYPLAQYGTDEQRKLLPDMIGGELLGAYCLSEPQGGSDAASLTTKAVRDGDDYVVSGTKAWITHARVADFYNIFCRTGGPGPKGISCLLADRNTPGIHPQAAERTMGLHASPVAQIAFDDARVPAERLIGGEGTGFTIAMSALDSGRLGIAACAVGLAQAALDYAVGYAKERQQFGRAIIDFQGLGFTLADHATQISAARALLLAAARLRDAGRPYSIEAAKAKLFATDVAMRVTIDAVQVLGGAGYVADHPVERYLREAKVLQIVEGTNQIQRLVISRALAKG, from the coding sequence ATGACTGTCGACCGGATCCTCCCCACCGACGAGGCTCACGACCTGCTGGACCTCGCCACCGAACTCGCCGACCGGGAGCTCGCCCCGAAGGCCGCCGGCTTCGAGGAGCGCGCCGAGTTCCCCCGCGAGGTGCTGCGCACCCTGGGCCGGGCCGGCCTGCTCGGCCTGCCCTACCCCGAGGAGTACGGCGGCGCCGCCCAGCCGTACGAGGTCTACGTCCAGGTGCTGGAGATCCTCGCCAGCCGCTGGCTCGCCGTCGCCGAGGCGGTCAGCGTGCACACCCTGTCCTGCTACCCGCTCGCCCAGTACGGCACGGACGAGCAGCGCAAGCTGCTGCCCGACATGATCGGCGGGGAGCTGCTCGGGGCGTACTGCCTCTCCGAGCCGCAGGGCGGCTCCGACGCCGCCTCCCTGACCACGAAGGCGGTCCGCGACGGCGACGACTACGTGGTCTCCGGCACCAAGGCGTGGATCACCCATGCCCGGGTCGCGGACTTCTACAACATCTTCTGCCGCACCGGGGGGCCCGGCCCGAAGGGCATCTCCTGCCTGCTCGCGGACCGGAACACCCCGGGCATCCACCCGCAGGCGGCCGAGCGGACCATGGGCCTGCACGCCTCCCCGGTCGCCCAGATCGCCTTCGACGACGCCCGGGTGCCGGCGGAGCGGCTGATCGGCGGGGAGGGTACGGGCTTCACCATCGCCATGTCGGCGCTGGACTCCGGGCGGCTCGGCATCGCCGCCTGCGCGGTCGGCCTGGCCCAGGCGGCCCTGGACTACGCGGTCGGCTACGCGAAGGAACGCCAGCAGTTCGGCCGGGCGATCATCGACTTCCAGGGGCTCGGCTTCACCCTCGCCGACCACGCCACCCAGATTTCCGCGGCCCGCGCGCTCCTGCTGGCGGCGGCGAGGTTGCGGGACGCCGGCCGGCCGTACTCGATCGAGGCGGCGAAGGCGAAGCTCTTCGCCACCGACGTGGCCATGCGGGTGACCATCGACGCGGTGCAGGTGCTCGGCGGCGCCGGCTACGTCGCCGACCACCCGGTCGAGCGGTACCTGCGGGAGGCGAAGGTGCTGCAGATCGTCGAGGGCACCAACCAGATCCAGCGGCTGGTGATCTCCCGGGCCCTGGCCAAGGGGTGA
- a CDS encoding Lrp/AsnC family transcriptional regulator — translation MEEIDRAIVAALTGDGRLSYTDLAERVGLSVSAVHQRVRRLEQRGVIKGYAARVSFEALDLPLTAFVAIRPFDPSQPDDAPERLAHLPEIDSCYSVAGEDFYLLLVRVASPADLERVLQEIRTSANVTTRTTVVLSTPYENRPPRISAELSGRGRPRPAAEPAGSNAG, via the coding sequence GTGGAGGAGATCGACCGGGCCATCGTCGCCGCGCTGACCGGGGACGGTCGGCTGTCGTACACCGACCTCGCCGAACGGGTGGGGCTGTCGGTGTCCGCCGTGCACCAGCGGGTCCGCCGGCTGGAGCAGCGCGGCGTGATCAAGGGGTACGCCGCGCGTGTCTCGTTCGAGGCGCTGGACCTGCCGCTGACCGCGTTCGTGGCGATCCGGCCGTTCGACCCGTCCCAGCCGGACGACGCGCCCGAGCGGCTGGCCCACCTGCCCGAGATCGACTCGTGCTACTCGGTGGCGGGGGAGGACTTCTACCTGCTGCTGGTGCGGGTGGCCAGCCCGGCGGATCTGGAGCGGGTGCTGCAGGAGATCCGTACGTCCGCCAACGTCACCACCCGCACCACGGTGGTGCTCTCCACCCCGTACGAGAACCGGCCGCCGCGGATCAGTGCCGAGCTGTCCGGTCGGGGGCGGCCTCGGCCGGCGGCGGAGCCGGCTGGTTCCAACGCAGGATGA
- a CDS encoding histidine phosphatase family protein: MGELLLIRHGETTWSASHRHTSYTDLELTPDGERQARALGALLAGRRFVRVLSSPRQRAVRTAQLAGLVVDATDPDLAEWNYGEYEGRTTTDVHAENPHWNLWADGAPGGESPAQVGERADRVLAAVAPLLDRGSAALVGHGHSLRVIGARWVGLPPSAGGLLRLDTATASVLGHEHGRRVILRWNQPAPPPAEAAPDRTARH; encoded by the coding sequence ATGGGAGAGCTCCTGCTGATCCGGCACGGCGAGACCACGTGGAGCGCCAGCCACCGGCACACCTCGTACACCGATCTGGAGCTGACCCCCGACGGCGAGCGGCAGGCCCGCGCCCTCGGCGCGCTGCTCGCCGGCCGCCGCTTCGTCCGCGTCCTGTCCAGCCCCCGGCAGCGGGCGGTACGCACCGCGCAGCTCGCCGGCCTCGTCGTCGACGCCACCGACCCCGACCTGGCCGAGTGGAACTACGGCGAGTACGAGGGACGGACCACGACGGACGTCCATGCGGAGAATCCGCACTGGAACCTCTGGGCCGACGGCGCCCCGGGCGGGGAGTCACCGGCGCAGGTCGGCGAGCGCGCCGACCGGGTGCTGGCCGCGGTCGCTCCGCTGCTCGACCGGGGCAGCGCCGCCCTGGTCGGCCACGGGCACAGCCTGCGGGTGATCGGCGCCCGCTGGGTCGGCCTGCCCCCGTCCGCCGGCGGGCTGCTGCGGCTGGACACCGCCACGGCCAGCGTGCTCGGTCACGAGCACGGCCGGCGGGTCATCCTGCGTTGGAACCAGCCGGCTCCGCCGCCGGCCGAGGCCGCCCCCGACCGGACAGCTCGGCACTGA
- a CDS encoding CsbD family protein, translating into MSFTDKAKAKAQEMTGLAKERIGDATDNERMRAEGASEQTAARARQAGQNVKEAGRDVRGSFKK; encoded by the coding sequence ATGAGCTTCACCGACAAGGCCAAGGCCAAGGCTCAGGAGATGACCGGCCTCGCCAAGGAGCGGATCGGCGACGCCACCGATAACGAGAGGATGCGGGCAGAGGGTGCCAGCGAGCAGACCGCGGCCCGGGCCCGGCAGGCCGGCCAGAACGTGAAGGAGGCCGGCCGCGACGTCCGCGGCTCCTTCAAGAAGTGA
- a CDS encoding YnfA family protein, which yields MVVLRSLVLFVLAALAEIGGAWLVWQGWREHRGLWWVAAGVLALGAYGFVATFQPDPNFGRILAAYGGVFVAGSLAWGVLVDGFRPDRWDVVGAAICLLGVAVIMYAPRGS from the coding sequence GTGGTTGTCCTGCGTTCCCTGGTGTTGTTCGTGCTGGCCGCCCTGGCGGAGATCGGGGGAGCGTGGTTGGTCTGGCAGGGCTGGCGGGAGCACCGGGGCCTGTGGTGGGTGGCCGCCGGCGTGTTGGCGTTGGGGGCGTACGGGTTCGTGGCGACCTTCCAGCCGGACCCGAACTTCGGCCGGATCCTGGCGGCGTACGGCGGGGTGTTCGTGGCCGGGTCGTTGGCGTGGGGTGTGCTGGTGGACGGCTTCCGTCCGGACCGGTGGGACGTGGTGGGCGCGGCGATCTGCCTGCTCGGTGTTGCCGTGATCATGTACGCGCCGCGGGGGAGCTGA
- a CDS encoding KamA family radical SAM protein, with translation MTQTQPVETIPAPRPAPAAVPTAGQPYEYRRSPLVEPDWTRFPGWRHVTREQWENAQWQRVNCVKNIKQLRAVLGDTVDETFYADLEADQKALATMSMLVPPQMLNTMVPFAPMSTEAFLADPVRRYMIPVASDRRTDWPSHPYASRDSLHEHDMWVAEGLTHRYPTKVLAELLSTCPQYCGHCTRMDLVGNSTPTVDKLKLTLKPVDRYDAHIAYLKAHPGVRDVVVSGGDVANVPWKNLESYLMRLLEIETIRDIRLATKALMGLPQHWLQPDVVEGLERVARTAARRGVNLAIHTHVNHAQSLTPLVAKAAQTALDVGVRDVRNQGVLMRGVNATSADLLDLCFALQGEAGILPYYFYMCDMIPNAEHWRVPVWHAQQLQHDIMGYLPGYATPRIVCDVPFVGKRWVHMLTEYDRERGISYWTKNYRTSIESADLEALNKRYAYYDPIDTLPEAGQAWWAAHRDD, from the coding sequence GTGACCCAGACCCAACCGGTGGAGACCATCCCTGCGCCCCGCCCCGCGCCGGCTGCGGTCCCCACCGCCGGACAGCCGTACGAATACCGCCGCAGCCCGCTGGTCGAGCCCGACTGGACCCGCTTCCCCGGCTGGCGCCACGTCACCCGCGAACAGTGGGAGAACGCACAGTGGCAGCGGGTCAACTGCGTCAAGAACATCAAGCAGCTCCGCGCCGTCCTCGGCGACACCGTCGACGAGACCTTCTACGCCGACCTCGAGGCCGACCAGAAGGCCCTGGCCACCATGTCCATGCTGGTGCCCCCGCAGATGCTCAACACCATGGTGCCGTTCGCGCCCATGAGCACCGAGGCCTTCCTCGCCGACCCGGTCCGGCGCTACATGATCCCCGTCGCCTCCGACCGGCGCACCGACTGGCCCTCCCACCCGTACGCCAGCCGCGACAGCCTCCACGAGCACGACATGTGGGTCGCCGAAGGCCTCACCCACCGCTACCCGACCAAGGTCCTCGCCGAGCTGCTCTCCACCTGCCCCCAGTACTGCGGCCACTGCACCCGCATGGACCTCGTCGGCAACTCCACCCCCACCGTCGACAAGCTCAAGCTCACCCTCAAACCCGTCGACCGCTACGACGCCCACATCGCCTACCTCAAGGCCCACCCCGGCGTCCGCGACGTCGTCGTCTCCGGCGGCGACGTGGCCAACGTGCCGTGGAAGAACCTCGAGTCCTACCTCATGCGGCTACTCGAGATCGAAACCATCCGCGACATCCGGCTCGCCACCAAGGCCCTCATGGGCCTGCCCCAGCACTGGCTCCAGCCCGACGTCGTCGAGGGTCTGGAGCGGGTCGCCCGCACCGCCGCCCGCCGCGGCGTCAACCTGGCCATCCACACCCACGTCAACCACGCCCAGTCGCTCACCCCGCTGGTCGCCAAGGCCGCCCAGACCGCCCTCGACGTCGGCGTCCGCGACGTCCGCAACCAGGGCGTGCTCATGCGAGGCGTCAACGCCACCAGCGCCGACCTGCTCGACCTCTGCTTCGCCCTCCAGGGCGAGGCGGGCATCCTGCCGTACTACTTCTACATGTGCGACATGATCCCCAACGCCGAGCACTGGCGGGTCCCCGTCTGGCACGCCCAGCAGCTCCAGCACGACATCATGGGCTACCTGCCCGGCTACGCCACCCCGCGGATCGTCTGCGACGTCCCCTTCGTCGGCAAGCGCTGGGTGCACATGCTCACCGAGTACGACCGCGAACGCGGCATCTCCTACTGGACCAAGAACTACCGCACCTCGATCGAGTCCGCCGACCTCGAAGCGCTCAACAAGCGCTACGCCTACTACGACCCGATCGACACCCTGCCCGAGGCCGGCCAGGCCTGGTGGGCGGCCCACCGCGACGACTGA
- the kdd gene encoding L-erythro-3,5-diaminohexanoate dehydrogenase, protein MTSPVGLHRVVEPAGVLPQAAWRLDADPRIASNEVRIRVERLNLDAASFRQLSEKHGGDGEKVRAEVLEIISTRGKMQNPVTGSGGMLIGTVEEAGRRSPLGLKPGDRVATLVSLTLTPLMILDGLARWDGRSEQVPCDGYAILFARSIAAVLPADLHPELSLAVLDVCGAPALTARVVAEQVERRRRAGDVRPVRVAVIGGAGKSGSLSLAAARRGGAGRTVGVVPVPAERDALEAAGLADVVALADARDPVGLSTAVTTALGAPADVTVVCVDVPGCEHGAVLATEDGGTVIFFSMATSFAGAALGAEGLAADVTMLVGNGYVPGHAELALDLLRAEPGVRRLFEARLAAD, encoded by the coding sequence GTGACGTCACCGGTGGGTCTGCACCGCGTAGTGGAACCTGCGGGGGTGCTGCCGCAGGCGGCCTGGCGCCTGGACGCCGATCCGCGGATCGCCTCGAACGAGGTGCGGATCCGGGTGGAGCGGCTGAACCTGGACGCGGCGAGTTTCCGGCAGTTGTCGGAGAAGCACGGCGGTGACGGGGAGAAGGTCCGCGCCGAGGTGCTGGAGATCATCTCGACCCGGGGGAAGATGCAGAACCCGGTGACCGGGTCGGGTGGCATGCTGATCGGCACGGTGGAGGAGGCCGGGCGGCGGTCCCCGCTGGGGCTGAAGCCGGGCGACCGGGTGGCCACGCTGGTGTCGCTGACGCTGACGCCGCTGATGATCCTGGACGGGTTGGCCCGGTGGGACGGGCGCAGCGAGCAGGTGCCGTGCGACGGGTACGCGATTCTGTTCGCCCGGTCGATCGCGGCGGTGCTGCCGGCGGACCTGCACCCGGAGCTGTCTCTGGCGGTGCTGGACGTGTGCGGGGCGCCGGCGCTGACCGCGCGGGTGGTTGCCGAGCAGGTGGAGCGGCGGCGGCGCGCGGGGGATGTCCGGCCGGTGCGGGTGGCGGTGATCGGCGGGGCCGGCAAGAGCGGGTCGCTGTCCCTGGCCGCGGCGCGGCGGGGGGGCGCCGGCCGTACGGTCGGGGTGGTGCCGGTGCCGGCGGAGCGGGACGCGCTGGAGGCGGCCGGGCTGGCTGACGTGGTGGCGTTGGCCGACGCCCGGGATCCGGTGGGGTTGTCCACGGCGGTGACCACCGCGTTGGGTGCGCCGGCGGACGTGACGGTGGTGTGCGTGGACGTGCCGGGCTGCGAGCACGGGGCGGTCCTGGCCACCGAGGACGGCGGTACGGTGATCTTCTTCTCGATGGCGACGAGCTTCGCGGGGGCGGCGCTGGGCGCGGAGGGCCTGGCGGCGGACGTGACGATGCTGGTGGGTAACGGGTACGTGCCGGGGCACGCGGAGTTGGCGCTGGACCTGCTGCGCGCCGAGCCGGGGGTGCGGCGTCTGTTCGAGGCCCGGCTGGCGGCAGACTGA
- a CDS encoding amidohydrolase, producing MTNPSTLYRGAVLHCPSDPSATALLVRDGRIAWLGVDAEAPAADRVVDLAGALVTPAFVDAHVHATDTGLALSGLDLSGVRSAGELLDAVSAFAAGLPVDAVVLGHGWDESSWGERALPDAAALDRAAGGRRVYLSQASIHSALVSRALLAACPEASAAAGYESSGWLRRDAHHVVRAAAFASVTRAQRVAAQRRALEHAASLGIAAVHECGGPEISDEEDFTGLLAISGDGVPEVYGYWGELLGAARARELGAVGAGGDLFADGALGSRTAHVSQPYLDGESGGCGHGYLTAEQVRDHLLDCAAYGLQGGFHATGDAAISTVLAGFASAAEKLGVDRLRAARHRVEHAEIMDKRLIAGFVEYGIVASMQPAFDRLWGGAGRMYESRLGLSRSLESNPMGAMHSVGVALAFGSDSPVTPLDPWGSVRAAAAHHNPAQRMSVRAAFAAHTRGGWRAVHLDNEGVLALGAPATFAVWSTPAGAQRGLPVLEAEDPELRGADDPTPLPVCRATVLRGDVIYEEGSS from the coding sequence ATGACGAACCCCTCGACTCTGTATCGCGGCGCGGTGTTGCACTGTCCGTCCGACCCGAGCGCGACGGCCCTGCTGGTGCGGGACGGGCGGATCGCGTGGTTGGGCGTGGACGCGGAGGCGCCGGCCGCCGACCGGGTGGTGGACCTGGCCGGGGCGTTGGTGACGCCGGCGTTCGTGGACGCGCACGTGCACGCCACGGACACCGGGTTGGCGCTGTCGGGGCTGGATCTGTCCGGGGTGCGGTCGGCGGGTGAGCTGCTGGACGCGGTGTCGGCGTTCGCGGCCGGTCTGCCGGTGGACGCGGTGGTGCTGGGGCACGGCTGGGACGAGTCGAGCTGGGGGGAGCGGGCGCTGCCGGACGCGGCGGCGTTGGACCGGGCGGCCGGGGGCCGGCGGGTGTACCTGTCGCAGGCGTCGATCCACTCGGCGTTGGTGTCGCGGGCGTTGCTGGCGGCCTGTCCGGAGGCGTCGGCCGCGGCCGGGTACGAATCGTCGGGCTGGTTGCGGCGGGACGCGCACCACGTGGTGCGGGCGGCGGCGTTCGCGTCGGTGACGCGGGCGCAGCGGGTCGCCGCGCAACGGCGGGCCCTGGAGCACGCGGCGTCGCTGGGCATCGCCGCGGTGCACGAGTGCGGTGGTCCGGAGATCTCGGACGAGGAGGACTTCACCGGTCTGCTGGCGATTTCCGGTGACGGGGTGCCGGAGGTGTATGGCTACTGGGGTGAGCTGCTGGGTGCGGCGCGGGCCCGGGAGTTGGGGGCGGTGGGCGCGGGTGGTGACCTGTTCGCCGACGGGGCGTTGGGGTCGCGGACGGCGCACGTGTCGCAGCCGTATCTGGACGGGGAGTCCGGGGGGTGCGGGCACGGGTATCTGACCGCCGAGCAGGTGCGTGACCATCTGCTGGACTGCGCGGCGTACGGGTTGCAGGGCGGTTTCCACGCGACCGGTGACGCGGCGATCTCGACGGTGCTGGCGGGGTTCGCGAGCGCGGCGGAGAAGCTGGGTGTGGATCGGCTGCGGGCGGCCCGGCATCGGGTCGAGCACGCGGAGATCATGGACAAGCGGCTGATTGCCGGGTTCGTGGAGTACGGGATCGTGGCGTCGATGCAGCCGGCGTTCGACCGGTTGTGGGGTGGCGCGGGCCGGATGTACGAGTCGCGGCTGGGCCTGTCCCGGTCGTTGGAGTCCAACCCGATGGGGGCGATGCATTCGGTCGGGGTGGCGTTGGCGTTCGGTTCGGATTCGCCGGTGACGCCGCTGGACCCGTGGGGTTCGGTGCGGGCGGCGGCGGCGCATCACAATCCGGCGCAGCGGATGAGTGTGCGGGCGGCGTTCGCCGCGCACACCCGTGGCGGGTGGCGGGCGGTGCACCTGGACAACGAGGGTGTGCTCGCGTTGGGGGCGCCGGCGACGTTCGCGGTGTGGTCGACCCCGGCGGGGGCGCAGCGGGGCCTGCCGGTGCTGGAGGCGGAGGATCCGGAGTTGCGGGGCGCGGACGATCCGACGCCGCTGCCGGTGTGCCGGGCGACTGTGCTGCGTGGTGACGTGATCTATGAGGAAGGTAGTTCGTGA